A window of the Acidithiobacillus thiooxidans ATCC 19377 genome harbors these coding sequences:
- a CDS encoding relaxase/mobilization nuclease domain-containing protein gives MIEKIIKGTGARGLANYLLAEKDHNGDVRPRHDLIGGTLSGRSARELAAEIGVLRRMRPNLQKAVGHVSLRVPEGDRVLSDREWAMISDQWCSDMGMDAYATVCHGDHIHILFSRINSDGSVVSDSNDYRRGEAAVRKIEQDFNLVKVEPSSLLEPENALTHKKAPTKGDFIAIEKGEIPARLFMQQALDALLEKKRTVTQFIEDLETLGVIVQPNLATTGKLSGFAYHYGDYRFTSNSLGRGYRLSNMQKKGLSYEQDRDIERIRAAKDRAARFLADRCAGDDPANPADAAGAIAVAGSDGESNRRELGADGGNGSSPGSGFGYAESDHAASDTGRRGRHPERDANAFAGQSETVGENGQGISPESDAIESGIELLEAGSKGFTGGDSKDTATVLDSGRISGDTGSGRDRDDSGIVTVTNWNDRFKKASAAKRRAKEQKQDSPDIQADYPSLRDAAHMADLVAYLQSIGLPIKKDGVKDWVVDDRYRVTQEKDGHFVWCDWAGVDGGDPIDFCVKEMGLSFQQALADLSGSTITKKAEKRTVLSHQLPVAPPVCRNSDPVMHYLQERGISQKTIRCAQGAGFLRFVDYKGIPSAAFCGRGDGQLRSMTLRLTQSIPSWDGKKPLTKLDVKHSDNSYPAIWHGDNRGSVWVVEGGMDALAVIDWYKTRRKPIPCVIVSGGANVRSLDRTHVQKMLKEADTVYVAMEREKNTKTQAKTDAAHEQQIDKIWKLGCEKVFAWMPPAGTKDIADAWKAGALSDPHDPLVHMRKESGDESASISLPAPAIVSTFDWE, from the coding sequence ATGATTGAAAAAATCATCAAAGGCACCGGTGCACGCGGATTGGCGAACTATCTGCTGGCTGAAAAAGACCATAACGGCGACGTGCGGCCAAGGCATGACCTGATCGGCGGCACGCTTTCGGGACGTAGTGCCCGAGAACTGGCGGCAGAAATAGGGGTTTTGCGCCGGATGCGCCCGAATCTACAGAAAGCCGTGGGACATGTTTCCCTACGGGTTCCTGAAGGGGATCGGGTTTTGTCTGACCGGGAATGGGCCATGATCAGTGATCAATGGTGCTCAGATATGGGTATGGATGCCTACGCCACCGTCTGTCATGGCGACCATATCCATATCCTGTTTTCCCGCATCAACAGCGATGGTTCCGTGGTTTCCGATTCCAACGATTACCGACGTGGAGAGGCCGCTGTCCGGAAAATAGAGCAGGATTTCAATCTGGTGAAGGTGGAACCTTCCTCTTTACTGGAGCCAGAAAATGCCCTCACTCACAAGAAGGCCCCGACCAAAGGGGATTTCATCGCGATAGAAAAAGGCGAGATACCTGCACGCCTGTTCATGCAGCAGGCTCTGGATGCGCTCCTGGAGAAAAAGCGGACCGTGACGCAGTTCATCGAGGATCTTGAAACGCTGGGCGTCATCGTTCAGCCGAACCTGGCCACCACCGGAAAACTGTCCGGCTTTGCCTATCACTACGGTGATTATCGCTTCACCTCAAATAGCCTCGGCCGTGGTTATAGATTGAGCAATATGCAGAAGAAGGGGCTTTCCTATGAGCAAGACAGAGATATTGAAAGAATACGCGCAGCAAAAGACCGAGCAGCACGTTTCCTTGCTGATCGATGCGCCGGAGATGATCCGGCAAATCCAGCAGATGCGGCAGGAGCTATCGCGGTTGCCGGAAGCGATGGCGAATCAAATAGACGAGAGCTTGGGGCCGATGGAGGAAATGGCTCAAGCCCTGGATCAGGGTTTGGATACGCAGAGAGCGATCATGCAGCCTCTGATACAGGCCGCCGTGGACGCCATCCAGAAAGAGATGCAAACGCTTTCGCAGGACAAAGTGAAACGGTCGGTGAAAATGGCCAGGGAATCTCGCCAGAAAGCGATGCAATCGAATCGGGAATTGAATTACTGGAAGCAGGAAGCAAAGGCTTTACGGGAGGAGATTCAAAAGATACGGCAACAGTTCTGGATAGCGGCAGGATCAGCGGCGATACTGGCAGCGGTCGTGATAGGGATGATTCTGGGATTGTTACGGTAACGAATTGGAATGATCGCTTCAAAAAAGCGTCTGCGGCAAAGCGTCGGGCTAAAGAACAAAAGCAAGATTCACCTGATATACAGGCTGATTATCCAAGTTTGCGTGATGCCGCCCACATGGCTGATCTGGTGGCGTACCTGCAGTCTATTGGCTTGCCCATCAAAAAAGACGGGGTGAAGGATTGGGTGGTGGATGACCGTTACCGCGTAACACAAGAAAAGGATGGTCATTTTGTCTGGTGTGACTGGGCTGGTGTTGATGGTGGTGATCCCATCGATTTTTGCGTGAAAGAGATGGGATTGAGTTTTCAGCAGGCTTTGGCCGATCTTTCAGGTTCAACGATCACGAAAAAAGCGGAAAAAAGAACGGTCCTATCTCATCAACTGCCTGTTGCTCCACCGGTCTGTCGGAATTCTGATCCGGTCATGCACTATTTGCAGGAACGCGGTATTAGCCAAAAAACCATCCGGTGTGCCCAAGGGGCAGGGTTCCTGCGCTTTGTGGATTACAAAGGGATCCCCTCTGCAGCCTTTTGCGGCAGGGGGGATGGTCAATTGCGATCCATGACCCTCAGGCTGACCCAATCTATTCCGTCCTGGGATGGGAAGAAACCACTGACAAAGTTGGACGTAAAGCATTCCGATAACTCCTATCCAGCCATCTGGCATGGGGATAATCGAGGTTCTGTCTGGGTTGTGGAAGGCGGTATGGACGCGCTGGCTGTTATCGATTGGTACAAGACCCGTCGGAAGCCTATCCCTTGCGTCATTGTCTCTGGCGGGGCGAATGTCCGCTCGTTAGACCGGACGCATGTGCAGAAGATGCTGAAAGAGGCAGACACAGTTTATGTGGCTATGGAACGCGAGAAAAATACCAAAACCCAGGCCAAAACCGATGCCGCCCACGAACAGCAGATCGATAAAATCTGGAAGCTCGGTTGCGAAAAGGTGTTTGCCTGGATGCCACCAGCCGGCACCAAAGACATCGCCGATGCATGGAAAGCGGGGGCTTTGTCGGATCCGCATGATCCGTTGGTGCATATGCGGAAAGAGAGTGGGGATGAATCCGCATCAATTTCGCTACCAGCACCTGCGATTGTGTCAACGTTTGATTGGGAGTAG
- a CDS encoding plasmid mobilization protein: MTDEIQNPIKKRGGRPRLPDDVHRTIRREVWLSPIELADLKAKAAAQGLRVGEYMRLCITDAKLPAPPVPPINLQVWQELARLAANANQYQWAINAGQAHAWDRDLIPQLIKAIRAVRLALLGVEADDD, from the coding sequence ATGACGGATGAGATTCAGAATCCGATCAAAAAGCGTGGGGGTCGTCCTCGATTGCCGGATGATGTGCATCGGACGATCAGGCGCGAAGTCTGGCTTTCTCCGATCGAGCTGGCCGACCTGAAAGCCAAGGCCGCTGCGCAGGGATTGCGGGTCGGAGAATACATGCGGCTCTGTATTACGGATGCCAAATTACCCGCCCCGCCAGTGCCGCCGATCAATCTTCAGGTATGGCAAGAATTGGCAAGGTTGGCGGCCAATGCCAACCAGTACCAATGGGCCATCAATGCAGGCCAGGCCCATGCGTGGGACCGTGATTTGATTCCGCAGCTGATAAAGGCAATTCGTGCCGTCCGTTTGGCTTTGCTGGGCGTGGAGGCAGACGATGATTGA